Proteins encoded within one genomic window of Haladaptatus sp. QDMS2:
- a CDS encoding [LysW]-lysine hydrolase — MTDPQTLLADLVSIPSVSGDEAAAAERLAAYFEEHDREVWIDEVGNVRAPGDDSVLLTSHIDTVPGEIPVEIAPAEDGSGDALWGRGSVDATGPLAAMAAAAVSTGASFVGVVREETDSLGARHLVETRESVPDAVVNGEPSGSNGITLGYRGFLPGTYIATSESGHTSRPENNALQDAIAWWSAVAEEFAVPEDTPVFEQVTAKPTAFHGGTTEDGLAVEATATIQFRIPPSLTADDIREIAESHLHTGTITWRRHIPPVMMSPRTPIARAFRVAIRKESMKPRLLRKTGTSDMNIFAGEWDCPMVTYGPGNSDLDHAPNEHLPLAEFDRAVSVLESVCENLQS, encoded by the coding sequence ATGACCGACCCACAGACCCTCCTCGCGGACCTCGTCTCGATTCCCTCGGTGAGTGGCGACGAGGCCGCAGCCGCAGAGCGCCTCGCTGCCTACTTCGAAGAACACGACCGCGAGGTCTGGATTGACGAGGTTGGCAACGTCCGCGCGCCGGGCGACGACAGCGTTCTGCTCACCTCGCACATCGACACCGTGCCCGGCGAGATACCCGTGGAAATTGCGCCCGCAGAAGACGGCTCCGGAGACGCCCTCTGGGGCCGCGGCAGCGTGGACGCGACCGGTCCGCTCGCCGCGATGGCGGCTGCCGCCGTTTCGACCGGCGCGAGTTTCGTCGGCGTGGTGCGCGAAGAGACCGACTCCCTCGGCGCGCGCCACCTCGTCGAGACCCGCGAGTCGGTTCCCGACGCGGTGGTGAACGGCGAACCGAGCGGCTCGAACGGCATCACGCTCGGCTACCGCGGGTTCCTGCCCGGGACGTACATCGCGACGAGCGAGTCCGGGCACACCTCCCGGCCCGAGAACAACGCACTCCAGGACGCCATCGCGTGGTGGAGCGCGGTGGCCGAGGAGTTCGCCGTCCCCGAAGACACGCCCGTCTTCGAGCAAGTGACGGCGAAACCAACCGCCTTCCACGGCGGGACGACCGAAGACGGCCTCGCGGTGGAAGCGACCGCCACCATCCAGTTTCGCATCCCGCCGAGTCTCACCGCGGACGACATCCGCGAGATTGCGGAGTCGCACCTCCACACGGGAACCATCACCTGGCGTCGCCACATCCCGCCCGTGATGATGAGTCCCCGGACGCCAATCGCCCGGGCGTTTCGGGTGGCGATTCGCAAAGAAAGCATGAAACCGCGCTTGCTCCGGAAGACCGGCACGAGCGACATGAACATCTTCGCCGGCGAGTGGGACTGCCCGATGGTGACCTACGGACCCGGGAACTCTGACCTGGACCACGCGCCGAACGAACACCTCCCCCTCGCGGAGTTCGACCGCGCCGTGTCGGTGCTCGAATCCGTCTGTGAGAACTTGCAATCATGA
- a CDS encoding helix-turn-helix domain-containing protein, translating into MVSADPDPQRFRDLMVGGEPGFEGVMTCVFDIQTHESRTYLMLLDNPGSTVAELAEQMERDRSNVNRSLATLLEKGLANRERRLLDGGGHVYQYTATDLPEARELMHETLDEWAAYVHSRIDEFGEEKEG; encoded by the coding sequence ATGGTATCGGCCGATCCAGACCCCCAGCGATTTCGCGATTTGATGGTCGGCGGCGAGCCGGGCTTCGAGGGCGTCATGACCTGCGTCTTCGACATCCAGACCCACGAGAGCCGCACCTATCTCATGTTGCTCGACAATCCCGGCAGCACCGTCGCCGAACTGGCAGAGCAGATGGAGCGCGACCGGAGTAACGTCAATCGCTCGCTCGCCACGCTACTGGAAAAAGGCCTCGCAAACCGCGAGCGCCGCCTGCTCGACGGTGGTGGCCACGTCTATCAGTACACGGCAACCGACCTCCCCGAAGCCCGTGAACTCATGCACGAGACACTCGATGAGTGGGCCGCCTACGTCCACAGTCGCATCGACGAGTTCGGCGAGGAGAAAGAGGGGTAA
- a CDS encoding acetylglutamate/acetylaminoadipate kinase, with protein MTTVVKIGGARAVNPEGAVADIASLVEGGEQVVVVHGGSTAVDDTLERLGEQPEYVETPGGVVGRFTDETTIEVFKMVMPGLLNTDLTTLLQNAGVNAVGLSGVDGKLLSGPRKSAVRVLEDGKKKIRRGDHSGKITDVNADLLETLLAGGYTPVATVPMLADDGVPVNADADRAAAAIAGALGATLVVLTDVPGVLADPDDASTLISRATTPEEFATIEDAAEGFMTKKVMAATEALSGGAAEVVVADANAEAPLTAAVNGGGTHITPGALQS; from the coding sequence ATGACGACGGTCGTTAAGATAGGCGGCGCACGTGCCGTCAACCCCGAGGGCGCAGTTGCAGACATCGCGTCTCTCGTCGAGGGAGGCGAACAGGTCGTCGTCGTCCACGGCGGCTCTACCGCCGTCGACGACACCTTAGAACGCCTCGGCGAGCAACCCGAGTACGTCGAGACCCCCGGTGGCGTCGTCGGGCGCTTTACCGACGAGACCACCATCGAGGTGTTCAAGATGGTCATGCCCGGCCTGCTAAACACCGACCTCACGACGCTCTTGCAGAACGCAGGCGTCAACGCAGTCGGCCTCTCCGGCGTGGACGGAAAACTGCTTTCCGGCCCCCGGAAGTCGGCCGTCCGCGTGCTCGAAGACGGCAAGAAGAAGATTCGCCGCGGCGACCACTCGGGGAAGATTACCGACGTGAACGCCGACCTGCTCGAAACGCTGCTCGCGGGCGGCTACACGCCCGTCGCGACGGTTCCCATGCTCGCAGACGACGGAGTTCCCGTCAACGCAGACGCAGACCGGGCGGCGGCCGCCATCGCGGGCGCACTCGGTGCGACGCTCGTCGTCCTCACGGACGTGCCGGGCGTTCTCGCCGACCCGGACGACGCATCGACACTCATCTCGCGGGCGACGACGCCCGAGGAGTTCGCCACCATCGAAGACGCCGCGGAAGGGTTCATGACGAAGAAGGTCATGGCCGCGACCGAGGCGCTCTCCGGCGGGGCGGCCGAAGTCGTCGTCGCAGACGCGAACGCAGAGGCACCCCTCACCGCCGCGGTCAACGGCGGTGGGACCCACATCACTCCCGGCGCACTCCAGTCATGA
- the thrC gene encoding threonine synthase, which yields MTNLQLEPEPEVPDVADDGVWLACIECGEAHAPFDDILYTCPECDGLLEARYDEYPTFDDFSGRGVWRYSATMPVEMGVTLQEGDTPLYPVPEIEDEVGVSYLRIKHEGMNPTGSFKDRGMTVGVQVARVLGVDRLACASTGNTSAALAAYGTRAGLETLVLLPAGKVAAGKVAQASLHGARILEVDGNFDTCLDIVSDLADRGEAYLLNSLNPFRLEGQKTIGLEILESVRDETGEFPDRIVLPVGNAGNTAALYKAFRELVASGELPEDEVPKLTGVQAEGAAPMVEAIENGADEVTRWDEVETKATAIRIGNPVNAPKALPGIRATGGTAIAVSDEEITDAQRSLAEEGVGVEPASAASVAGLRKLREQGVISADERVVCLTTGHLLKDPDAAAAAGRDPEPVPGTTEGVLSHLSE from the coding sequence ATGACGAATCTCCAGCTGGAACCAGAACCCGAGGTTCCCGACGTCGCCGACGACGGCGTCTGGCTCGCGTGTATCGAGTGCGGTGAGGCCCACGCACCCTTCGACGACATCCTCTACACCTGTCCCGAGTGCGACGGCCTGCTCGAAGCCCGCTACGACGAGTACCCGACGTTCGACGACTTCTCGGGCCGAGGAGTCTGGCGCTACAGCGCGACCATGCCCGTCGAGATGGGCGTCACGCTGCAAGAGGGCGACACGCCGCTCTACCCGGTTCCTGAAATCGAGGACGAAGTCGGCGTTTCGTACCTCCGCATCAAGCACGAGGGCATGAACCCGACGGGCAGTTTCAAGGACCGCGGCATGACCGTGGGCGTGCAGGTCGCCCGCGTCCTCGGCGTGGACCGCCTCGCGTGTGCGAGCACGGGGAACACGTCTGCGGCACTCGCCGCCTACGGAACCCGCGCCGGACTCGAAACGCTCGTCTTGCTGCCAGCCGGCAAGGTCGCCGCGGGCAAGGTCGCACAGGCAAGCCTCCACGGGGCACGCATTTTGGAAGTCGATGGCAACTTCGACACCTGCCTCGACATCGTCTCGGACCTCGCAGACCGCGGCGAAGCCTACTTACTGAACTCGCTGAACCCGTTCCGCTTAGAGGGCCAGAAGACGATTGGTCTCGAAATTCTCGAATCCGTCCGCGACGAGACCGGAGAATTCCCCGACCGAATCGTCCTGCCCGTCGGCAACGCCGGGAACACGGCGGCGCTCTACAAGGCGTTCCGCGAACTCGTTGCCTCGGGCGAACTTCCGGAAGACGAAGTGCCGAAACTGACTGGCGTGCAGGCCGAGGGTGCAGCACCGATGGTCGAGGCCATCGAAAACGGCGCGGACGAGGTGACGCGCTGGGACGAAGTCGAGACGAAGGCGACGGCCATCCGCATCGGGAACCCGGTGAACGCGCCAAAGGCACTCCCCGGAATTCGCGCGACGGGCGGGACGGCCATCGCCGTTTCGGACGAGGAGATTACCGACGCTCAGCGCTCCCTTGCAGAGGAAGGCGTGGGCGTCGAACCCGCGAGTGCGGCCTCCGTCGCGGGCCTCCGAAAGCTTCGTGAGCAGGGCGTCATTTCTGCTGATGAGCGCGTGGTCTGTCTCACGACGGGCCACCTGCTCAAGGACCCCGACGCGGCGGCGGCCGCGGGCCGCGACCCCGAGCCAGTGCCGGGCACGACCGAGGGCGTTCTCTCGCATCTCTCGGAGTAA
- a CDS encoding aspartate aminotransferase family protein — translation MSGFVFSEKPIRIDSGSGVTLTDEGGTEYLDFGASYACTPLGHSHPAVTEAVSAQAEQLTYVQASYPVSARDDLYDRLADLAPGDISNVWLCNSGTEANEAAIKFARSATDSTKIVATTRSFHGRTAGALSATWKKKYKAPFEPLMDGVEFVPYGDEAALAEAVDNETAAVLLEPIQGEGGINPAPEGYLQAAREVTEETGAALVFDEIQTGLGRTGTLWACEQAGVVPDILTSAKGLANGLPIGATLVADWIAEDAGPHGSTFSGGPVICAAANATLSTLVDEEIPAHAAEMGDYLTSQLEAKVGDEVRDIRGEGLMVGVEVKRGANRMLRDFALDHQILALPAGRTVVRFLPPLVIDESHADTVVDALAEILK, via the coding sequence ATGAGCGGCTTCGTCTTTTCAGAAAAACCGATTCGTATCGACTCCGGCAGCGGCGTCACTCTCACCGACGAGGGCGGCACCGAGTACCTCGATTTCGGTGCAAGCTACGCCTGTACCCCGCTCGGACACAGCCACCCGGCGGTCACGGAAGCCGTCTCCGCCCAAGCCGAGCAACTGACCTACGTGCAGGCGTCCTACCCGGTTTCCGCCCGCGACGACCTGTACGACCGGCTCGCGGACCTCGCTCCCGGCGACATCTCGAACGTCTGGCTCTGTAACTCCGGAACGGAGGCGAACGAGGCGGCCATCAAGTTCGCTCGCAGCGCCACCGACAGCACGAAAATCGTCGCGACGACGCGCAGTTTCCACGGCCGCACCGCCGGCGCACTGTCCGCGACGTGGAAGAAGAAGTACAAAGCGCCCTTCGAACCGCTCATGGACGGCGTGGAGTTCGTCCCCTACGGCGACGAAGCAGCGCTCGCCGAGGCGGTGGACAACGAGACGGCGGCCGTACTCCTCGAACCGATTCAGGGGGAGGGTGGCATCAATCCCGCACCCGAAGGCTACCTCCAGGCGGCCCGTGAAGTTACCGAGGAGACGGGTGCGGCGCTCGTCTTCGACGAGATTCAGACCGGCCTCGGCCGGACGGGGACGCTCTGGGCCTGCGAGCAGGCGGGCGTCGTCCCGGACATCCTGACCAGCGCGAAGGGGCTCGCAAACGGCCTCCCCATTGGCGCGACGCTCGTCGCCGACTGGATTGCCGAGGACGCCGGACCACACGGTTCGACGTTCAGCGGCGGCCCGGTCATCTGCGCGGCGGCGAACGCCACGCTCTCGACGCTCGTCGACGAGGAGATACCAGCCCACGCCGCCGAAATGGGCGACTACCTCACGAGCCAACTGGAGGCGAAAGTCGGCGACGAGGTCCGCGACATCCGCGGCGAAGGCCTGATGGTCGGCGTCGAAGTCAAACGCGGGGCGAACCGGATGCTCCGCGACTTCGCCCTCGACCACCAGATTCTCGCGCTGCCCGCCGGACGGACCGTCGTCCGGTTCCTGCCGCCGCTCGTCATCGACGAGTCGCACGCAGACACGGTTGTAGACGCCCTCGCCGAGATACTGAAATGA
- the argC gene encoding N-acetyl-gamma-glutamyl-phosphate reductase, protein MSEHLSAAVVGGSGFTGGELLRLLTGHPDFEVAQATSREYANKSVGSVHPNLRGTDLRFTQPDDLESVDILFAATPHGVSMQHIDGFQEAADTVVDLSADFRLQTTEQYDQWYDGHERPELLEKSVYALPELHRADLPGADLIAAGGCNATATIMGLYPLFEAGILSGDEQVVVDVKVGSSEGGASGGKASSHAERSGIVRPYAPITHRHEAEIEQELGLRVSFTVHAVDMIRGAAATCHVFPNEPVSKGDLWKAYRGSYEDEPFVRMASGGGGVYRYPEPKAVAGTNFAEVGFELDARNKRLVVFSAIDNMMKGSAGQAIHAANIALGLEETAGLDFLGLHPVGAP, encoded by the coding sequence ATGAGCGAGCACCTCTCTGCCGCCGTCGTCGGCGGCTCCGGCTTCACCGGCGGCGAACTCCTGCGCCTGCTCACCGGCCACCCCGACTTCGAGGTGGCCCAGGCCACGAGTCGCGAGTACGCAAACAAGTCCGTCGGCTCCGTCCACCCGAACCTCCGGGGGACGGACCTCCGCTTTACGCAACCTGACGACCTGGAGAGCGTGGACATCCTGTTCGCCGCGACGCCCCACGGCGTCTCGATGCAGCACATCGACGGCTTCCAGGAGGCCGCGGACACCGTCGTGGACCTGAGCGCGGACTTCCGCCTCCAGACCACGGAACAGTACGACCAGTGGTACGACGGCCACGAACGTCCCGAGTTGCTCGAAAAGTCGGTGTACGCGCTGCCGGAACTCCACCGCGCGGACCTCCCCGGCGCGGACCTGATTGCCGCTGGTGGCTGCAACGCTACGGCGACGATTATGGGGCTCTACCCGCTGTTCGAGGCGGGCATCCTCAGCGGCGACGAGCAGGTCGTCGTCGACGTGAAAGTCGGGTCCTCTGAGGGTGGTGCGAGCGGTGGGAAAGCCTCCTCGCACGCAGAACGCTCGGGCATCGTCCGCCCCTACGCGCCCATCACGCACCGCCACGAAGCCGAAATCGAGCAGGAACTCGGCCTGCGCGTCTCCTTTACCGTCCACGCCGTGGACATGATTCGCGGCGCGGCGGCCACCTGTCACGTCTTCCCGAACGAACCCGTCTCGAAGGGTGACCTCTGGAAGGCCTATCGTGGAAGCTACGAGGACGAACCGTTCGTCCGCATGGCTTCCGGCGGCGGTGGCGTCTATCGCTACCCCGAACCCAAGGCGGTGGCCGGGACGAACTTCGCCGAAGTCGGCTTCGAACTCGACGCCCGCAACAAGCGCCTCGTCGTGTTCTCGGCCATCGACAACATGATGAAAGGCTCCGCCGGGCAGGCGATTCACGCGGCCAACATCGCCCTCGGCTTAGAAGAGACCGCAGGCTTAGACTTCCTCGGCCTGCACCCCGTGGGGGCCCCGTAG
- the argF gene encoding ornithine carbamoyltransferase codes for MTRHFLDIDDLSTDELSDVLDTATELKAAVEAGEQHEWLSNQTLGMLFEKPSTRTRISFETGMTQLGGHAIFLGPDDIQLSRGEPLKDTSRAVSRYVDFLMARVFDHADLVELATYSDVPVVNGLTDDAHPCQTLADLLTIKEQFGGFDDVSVAWVGDGNNVAQSFVLGAAMVGLDVTVATPEDYELDEAVVGTAAGLGQAPDITTDPQEAVAGADVVYTDVWVSMGQENQRAMKLEAFDGFQLNETLLDDETLVMHCLPAHRGEEITDAVMESERSIVWQQAENRMHAQKALLTFLADAE; via the coding sequence ATGACCCGTCACTTCCTCGATATCGACGACCTCTCGACCGACGAACTGTCCGACGTGCTCGACACGGCGACCGAACTGAAAGCCGCCGTCGAAGCCGGCGAGCAACACGAGTGGCTCTCGAACCAGACGCTCGGGATGCTGTTCGAGAAGCCGAGCACGCGAACGCGAATCTCTTTCGAGACGGGGATGACCCAGTTGGGCGGACACGCCATCTTCCTCGGTCCCGACGACATCCAGTTGAGCCGCGGCGAACCGCTCAAGGACACCTCACGAGCGGTCTCGCGGTACGTCGATTTCCTCATGGCGCGCGTGTTCGACCACGCCGACCTCGTGGAACTCGCGACGTATTCGGACGTGCCCGTGGTGAACGGCCTCACCGACGACGCCCACCCCTGCCAGACGCTCGCCGACCTGCTCACCATCAAAGAGCAGTTCGGTGGCTTCGACGACGTGTCGGTCGCATGGGTCGGCGACGGGAACAACGTCGCCCAGTCGTTCGTCCTCGGCGCGGCGATGGTCGGCCTCGACGTGACGGTGGCGACGCCCGAAGATTACGAACTCGACGAGGCCGTCGTCGGCACGGCGGCCGGCCTCGGGCAAGCCCCCGACATCACGACCGATCCGCAGGAGGCAGTTGCGGGCGCGGACGTGGTCTACACCGACGTCTGGGTCAGCATGGGCCAGGAGAACCAGCGGGCGATGAAGTTGGAGGCGTTCGACGGCTTCCAGTTGAACGAGACGCTGCTCGACGACGAGACGCTCGTCATGCACTGCCTGCCCGCCCACCGCGGCGAGGAGATTACCGACGCCGTGATGGAATCCGAGCGCTCCATCGTCTGGCAGCAGGCCGAAAATCGCATGCACGCCCAGAAGGCGCTGCTCACCTTCCTCGCCGACGCCGAGTGA